The following are encoded in a window of Brevibacillus ruminantium genomic DNA:
- a CDS encoding ABC transporter permease, with protein sequence MKRLNLPTLSFALVMIYLFLPVAATALYSLATEWNSTVLPEGLTVKWFAELYSDSRFLQAFARSFLLSGLTTIAGILIMVPAIFSIVVYAPKLERLVQLLVMLTYALPGVILAVGLIRTYAGLGIPMILIAAGAYLVGLLPFLYQGIRNSLHTVQAHSLMEAAELLGAGRWRAFLRVIVPNIMPGILVSALLSFSILFGEFVLINILVGGRYETLQIYLYNKLSKSGHIASAITVTYFILMAVITGLIVKFTRGGSAQKEVS encoded by the coding sequence GTGAAGCGCTTGAACCTGCCTACTCTTTCTTTTGCCCTGGTGATGATCTACCTGTTTTTGCCAGTAGCTGCCACTGCGCTCTATTCCCTGGCGACTGAGTGGAACAGCACGGTGCTGCCCGAAGGTCTGACCGTCAAATGGTTCGCGGAGCTGTACAGCGACTCCCGCTTCTTGCAGGCCTTTGCCCGTTCGTTTCTGCTCAGCGGCCTGACGACCATCGCCGGGATTCTCATCATGGTTCCCGCCATCTTCTCTATCGTCGTCTATGCACCGAAGCTGGAGCGGCTGGTCCAATTGCTGGTGATGCTGACCTACGCCTTGCCGGGTGTTATCCTGGCCGTCGGACTGATCCGCACCTATGCCGGTTTGGGCATTCCGATGATTTTGATTGCTGCAGGCGCCTACCTCGTCGGGTTGCTGCCGTTTCTGTACCAGGGAATACGCAACAGCCTTCATACTGTGCAGGCCCATTCGCTGATGGAAGCAGCCGAGCTTTTGGGGGCCGGTCGCTGGCGTGCTTTTCTGCGGGTGATTGTCCCCAACATCATGCCCGGCATTCTCGTGTCTGCGCTGCTCTCTTTCTCTATCCTGTTCGGCGAATTTGTGCTGATCAACATCTTGGTCGGCGGCCGCTATGAAACCCTGCAGATTTATCTGTATAACAAGCTGTCCAAAAGCGGACACATCGCCAGCGCGATTACCGTCACTTACTTTATCCTGATGGCCGTCATCACCGGCCTGATCGTAAAATTTACCCGCGGCGGCTCCGCCCAAAAGGAGGTATCCTGA